One genomic region from Bacillus aquiflavi encodes:
- the sucC gene encoding ADP-forming succinate--CoA ligase subunit beta: MNIHEYQGKEILRKYGVTVPNGKVAFTVEEAVEAAKELGTEVCVVKAQIHAGGRGKAGGVKVAKNLEEVRTYASEILGKTLVTHQTGPEGTEVKRLLIEEGCDIKKEYYVGLVLDRATSRVVLMASEEGGTEIEEVAEKTPEKIFKEQIDPVVGLTPFQARRIAFNINIPKELVNQAVKFMIGLYTAFVEKDCSIAEINPLVVTGDGKVMALDAKLNFDDNALYRHKDIVEYRDLDEEDPKEIEASKYDLSYISLDGNIGCMVNGAGLAMSTMDIIKYYGGEPANFLDVGGGATAEKVTEAFKIILSDQNVKGIFVNIFGGIMKCDIIATGVVEAAKQVELKVPLVVRLEGTNVDLGKQILKESGLNIVAAESMADGAQKIVSLVG; the protein is encoded by the coding sequence ATGAATATCCATGAGTATCAAGGGAAAGAAATCCTCAGAAAATACGGGGTGACGGTTCCAAACGGAAAAGTAGCTTTTACAGTAGAGGAAGCTGTTGAAGCGGCAAAAGAGCTAGGCACAGAAGTATGTGTTGTAAAAGCACAAATTCATGCAGGCGGAAGAGGAAAAGCTGGCGGTGTAAAGGTTGCTAAAAATTTAGAAGAAGTACGTACATATGCTAGTGAAATTTTAGGGAAAACACTTGTAACACATCAAACTGGTCCAGAAGGTACAGAAGTAAAACGACTTCTTATCGAGGAAGGCTGCGACATTAAGAAGGAGTATTATGTAGGTCTTGTACTAGATCGGGCAACATCTCGAGTGGTTTTAATGGCATCTGAAGAAGGTGGAACTGAAATCGAAGAAGTTGCTGAAAAAACTCCTGAAAAAATCTTTAAGGAGCAAATCGATCCAGTTGTTGGATTAACGCCATTCCAAGCAAGACGGATAGCTTTTAATATTAACATTCCGAAAGAGTTAGTAAACCAAGCAGTTAAATTTATGATTGGTTTATATACAGCTTTCGTAGAAAAAGACTGCTCAATTGCAGAAATTAATCCTCTTGTCGTAACGGGTGACGGTAAAGTAATGGCACTAGATGCAAAGCTAAACTTTGACGATAATGCACTTTATCGCCATAAAGATATTGTTGAATATCGCGATCTTGATGAAGAAGATCCGAAAGAAATAGAAGCGTCTAAATACGATTTAAGCTATATTTCGCTTGATGGAAACATTGGCTGTATGGTAAATGGTGCTGGACTCGCAATGTCAACAATGGATATTATCAAATATTATGGCGGCGAACCTGCAAACTTCTTAGATGTAGGGGGCGGTGCAACAGCTGAAAAGGTAACGGAAGCATTTAAAATTATCCTTTCAGATCAAAATGTTAAAGGAATATTTGTTAATATTTTCGGTGGAATTATGAAATGTGACATTATTGCTACAGGAGTCGTTGAAGCAGCAAAGCAAGTTGAATTAAAAGTACCTCTCGTTGTTCGTCTAGAAGGAACGAACGTAGACTTGGGCAAACAAATTCTTAAAGAGTCAGGTCTAAACATAGTAGCGGCAGAATCAATGGCTGACGGTGCACAAAAGATTGTTTCACTAGTAGGTTAA
- the trmD gene encoding tRNA (guanosine(37)-N1)-methyltransferase TrmD codes for MMKIDILTLFPQMFSGVLGESILKKASEKQIVKYNLVNFRDYADNKHGTVDDYPYGGGAGMVLKPQPIFDAVTDLKEKSHSTNPKVILLCPQGERYTQRKAEQLACEDHLIFICGHYEGYDERIRQYLVTDEISIGDYVLTGGELAAMVVIDSVVRLIPKVLGNNESHVNDSFSTRLLEHPHYTRPAEFRGMKVPETLLSGNHRLIDDWREKESLRRTFLRRPDLLKELELTDKQKKWLQEFEKQ; via the coding sequence ATGATGAAAATTGATATTTTAACATTGTTTCCTCAAATGTTTTCAGGAGTGCTTGGAGAATCCATTTTGAAAAAGGCCTCTGAAAAACAGATTGTGAAATATAACCTCGTTAACTTTCGAGACTATGCTGATAATAAACACGGAACTGTCGATGACTATCCTTATGGCGGGGGAGCAGGAATGGTATTAAAGCCTCAGCCAATCTTTGATGCAGTTACAGATTTGAAAGAAAAATCGCATAGCACAAACCCGAAAGTTATTCTTCTTTGTCCTCAAGGAGAGCGATATACGCAAAGAAAGGCAGAGCAGCTAGCTTGTGAAGATCATCTTATTTTTATTTGCGGTCATTATGAAGGCTATGATGAACGGATTCGGCAATATTTAGTGACTGATGAAATATCAATTGGTGATTACGTATTAACAGGCGGCGAGCTTGCTGCAATGGTTGTTATCGACAGTGTCGTTCGTCTTATTCCTAAAGTCCTTGGCAATAACGAGTCGCATGTAAATGATTCCTTTAGTACGAGGCTATTAGAGCACCCTCATTATACAAGACCTGCTGAATTTAGAGGGATGAAAGTTCCTGAAACACTTTTATCAGGAAATCATCGGTTAATTGATGATTGGAGGGAAAAAGAGTCGCTAAGACGGACATTTTTGCGGCGGCCCGATTTATTAAAAGAGCTAGAGTTAACGGATAAGCAAAAAAAATGGCTGCAAGAGTTTGAAAAACAGTGA
- the ylqF gene encoding ribosome biogenesis GTPase YlqF produces MTIQWFPGHMAKARREVTEKLKLIDIIFELVDARIPYSSRNPMIDEIIQHKPRIILLNKADIADREYTKQWIEYFNHQGMKALAINSQTGTGLKEIVNAAKELLNEKFARLKAKGVKPRPIRAMIVGIPNVGKSTLINRLANKNIAKTGNTPGVTKAQQWIKVGKELELLDTPGILWPKFEEEEVGLKLALTGAIKDTILNLQDVALYGLTFLEREYPERLKKRYQLQENPTSISMLYDHIGLLRGCLMAGGEINYDKVTEHIIKDIRGGKLGTLTFEKPKNVD; encoded by the coding sequence TTGACAATTCAATGGTTTCCAGGGCATATGGCAAAAGCCCGACGCGAAGTAACAGAAAAACTTAAGCTAATTGATATTATTTTTGAACTGGTTGACGCAAGAATTCCTTACTCATCGCGAAACCCAATGATTGATGAAATAATCCAACATAAGCCAAGAATTATACTATTAAATAAAGCGGATATCGCTGATCGGGAATATACGAAGCAATGGATAGAATACTTTAATCATCAAGGCATGAAGGCATTAGCGATAAATTCGCAGACGGGGACAGGTCTAAAAGAGATTGTGAATGCCGCTAAAGAACTTCTCAATGAAAAGTTTGCTCGTTTAAAAGCAAAAGGTGTAAAACCAAGACCAATTAGAGCGATGATTGTAGGGATTCCGAACGTTGGGAAATCAACGCTGATTAATCGACTCGCTAATAAAAATATAGCAAAAACTGGAAATACTCCAGGGGTTACGAAAGCCCAACAATGGATAAAGGTTGGTAAAGAACTTGAACTGTTAGATACACCCGGAATTTTATGGCCGAAATTTGAAGAAGAAGAGGTCGGCTTAAAGCTGGCACTTACTGGAGCGATTAAAGATACAATTTTGAATTTACAGGACGTTGCCTTATACGGTTTAACATTTTTAGAGCGTGAGTATCCAGAAAGGTTAAAGAAAAGATATCAGCTTCAAGAAAATCCAACCAGCATCAGTATGCTATATGATCATATTGGTTTATTGCGCGGCTGTTTAATGGCTGGCGGGGAAATTAATTATGACAAAGTAACTGAGCATATCATAAAAGATATTAGGGGCGGAAAGCTTGGCACACTCACCTTTGAAAAGCCTAAAAATGTAGATTAA
- the lepB gene encoding signal peptidase I: MPKEKNELLEWIKALIIAVLLAFLIRKFLFAPILVDGFSMMPTLHDRDKMIVNKFSYTIGEPERFDIIVFHAPENKDYIKRVIGLPGDRIEYKNDTLYVNGKAYEEPYLEEYKKQVIDGPLTEPFTLEEKIDRETVPEGHLFVMGDNRRFSKDSRHIGAIPMEKVIGKTRVVFWPIEGIRIVK; the protein is encoded by the coding sequence ATGCCAAAAGAGAAAAATGAACTTTTAGAATGGATAAAAGCACTAATTATTGCAGTTTTATTAGCTTTTCTAATACGCAAATTTTTGTTTGCGCCAATTCTTGTAGATGGTTTTTCGATGATGCCGACACTCCATGATCGGGATAAGATGATTGTGAATAAATTCAGTTATACGATTGGTGAACCTGAACGATTTGATATCATTGTTTTTCATGCCCCGGAAAATAAAGATTATATAAAGCGTGTAATTGGCTTGCCGGGTGATCGAATTGAATATAAAAATGATACACTTTACGTTAACGGTAAAGCATATGAGGAGCCGTATTTAGAGGAATATAAAAAGCAGGTTATTGATGGTCCCTTAACCGAGCCTTTCACCCTTGAGGAAAAAATCGATCGTGAAACTGTACCAGAAGGGCATTTATTTGTTATGGGAGATAACCGGCGTTTTAGTAAAGATAGCCGTCATATCGGGGCCATTCCAATGGAAAAAGTCATTGGCAAGACAAGAGTCGTTTTTTGGCCGATTGAAGGCATTCGGATTGTGAAATAA
- a CDS encoding ribonuclease HII, whose translation MKRLTVSQIQQKLIEISDEEDPFIAAIDQDERKGVKQLLKRWRKHKQQEQLLQEKFMQMTAYERKIRSEGFNCIAGIDEAGRGPLAGPVVAGAVILPKEFFLPGLDDSKKLSEKKREEYYNYIKEHAVGIGIGVIHAHEIDKINIYEATKKAMLAAIVDLKKLPDFLLIDAIELTTPIAQQSIIKGDANSVSIAAASIIAKVTRDRFMKNIDKEFPQYAFKSNMGYGTKEHLARIQKYGASPYHRKSFAPIKNNRFVD comes from the coding sequence ATGAAAAGGCTAACTGTGTCGCAAATACAACAAAAGCTGATTGAAATTTCCGATGAGGAAGACCCGTTTATTGCTGCAATCGACCAAGATGAGCGAAAGGGTGTTAAACAACTACTGAAAAGATGGCGAAAACATAAGCAACAAGAACAGCTTCTTCAAGAGAAATTTATGCAAATGACTGCTTATGAAAGAAAAATTCGATCGGAAGGATTTAATTGTATAGCCGGTATTGATGAAGCGGGACGGGGACCGTTAGCTGGCCCTGTAGTTGCAGGAGCTGTTATTCTTCCAAAAGAGTTTTTTTTGCCAGGACTCGATGATTCTAAAAAACTATCAGAAAAAAAGCGTGAAGAATACTATAATTATATTAAAGAACATGCTGTTGGTATCGGTATAGGGGTCATCCATGCTCATGAAATTGATAAAATAAATATTTATGAAGCGACAAAAAAAGCAATGCTAGCCGCGATAGTAGATTTAAAGAAACTCCCTGATTTTCTGCTAATCGATGCGATCGAGCTGACGACGCCAATTGCACAGCAATCGATTATTAAAGGGGATGCAAATAGTGTATCTATTGCGGCAGCTTCTATTATTGCAAAAGTTACGAGGGATCGATTTATGAAAAATATCGACAAAGAATTTCCGCAATATGCGTTTAAAAGCAACATGGGCTATGGAACGAAAGAACATTTAGCAAGAATACAAAAATATGGAGCTAGTCCGTATCATCGAAAGAGTTTTGCACCAATCAAAAATAACAGATTTGTTGATTAA
- the rplS gene encoding 50S ribosomal protein L19, whose protein sequence is MHKLIQEITKEQLRTDLPAFRPGDTVRVHVKVVEGTRERIQVFEGVVIKRRGGGISETFTVRKISYGVGVERTFPLHTPKIAKIEVMRRGKVRRAKLYYLRALRGKAARIKEIR, encoded by the coding sequence ATGCACAAATTAATTCAAGAAATTACAAAGGAACAGCTTCGCACTGACCTTCCGGCTTTCCGTCCTGGTGATACTGTACGCGTTCATGTAAAGGTCGTAGAGGGAACACGGGAGCGTATCCAAGTGTTTGAAGGTGTTGTAATTAAGCGTCGTGGTGGTGGAATTAGCGAAACATTTACTGTTCGTAAAATTTCTTACGGCGTAGGTGTTGAACGTACTTTCCCTTTACACACACCAAAAATTGCGAAGATCGAAGTAATGCGTCGCGGTAAAGTGAGACGTGCGAAACTTTACTACTTACGTGCTCTTCGTGGAAAAGCAGCTCGTATTAAAGAAATTCGATAA